In 'Nostoc azollae' 0708, the following are encoded in one genomic region:
- a CDS encoding helix-turn-helix domain-containing protein, protein MKQQVCLCLCYWRKMPTFEVLGFHFRIWKTEAKDTFHYSLEILGNVFPASLLEQVEKHDSDYAMATQNKRQETKSFPPRVLLLNRSSLDL, encoded by the coding sequence ATAAAACAACAGGTATGTCTATGCTTGTGCTATTGGAGGAAAATGCCAACATTTGAGGTTTTAGGTTTCCATTTCCGTATATGGAAAACGGAAGCAAAGGACACATTTCATTACTCACTAGAGATATTAGGAAATGTTTTCCCTGCTAGTCTCCTTGAACAGGTAGAAAAACATGATAGCGATTATGCTATGGCGACTCAGAACAAAAGGCAGGAAACAAAGAGTTTTCCACCAAGGGTATTGTTGTTGAACAGGTCATCATTAGACTTGTAA